Genomic segment of Pseudomonas iranensis:
AGCCTCACGGCCTATCAACAATATGTTGCGGCTGATGACGACACGTTGGGGCAGATCGCGATCAAGCAGCACGTATTGTCGCTGCGCAATCATGTCAAAGGTCTGGCCGGCAAGGATTACAAGCGTCTGGAAGGCTTGCACAGCCTCGATTTCGTTTTGCTGTTCGTACCGATTGAAGCGGCGTTTTCTGCGGCATTGCAGGCTGAGCCGTCGCTGTTTCAGGATGCTTTCGACCGCAATATCGTGATCGTCAGTCCGACTACGCTGCTGGCCACGTTGCGGGTGATCGACAGTCTGTGGAAGCAGGAACGGCAGAGCCAGAACGCCCGGGAAATCGCCGAGCGCGCGGGCTGGCTGTACGACAAGTTCGTGTTGTTTATTCAGGATCTGGACGAAGTGGGCAATCGTCTGCAGCAACTGGACAAGGCTTACAGCTCGGCGCGTAACAAGCTGACAGAGGGGCGCGGTAATCTGGTCAGCCGCAGTGAGCAGTTGAAGCTGCTCGGTGCGCGGGCGAGCAAGAGCTTGCCGGCGGATTTGCTGGAGCGGGCGATGACGGATGTTGATGGGTTGGTTGAGTTGCCTGAATAAAGGCTTTGTTTGGCTGATTGGGGGCATATCCGTTGCTGCGGTGATGGCGGCTGGCGGTTTCGCCCTTACGGCGACTCACTTTTTTTACAAACGCCTAAAAAAAGTAAGCAAAAAAACGCTTGCTCCTACGTTCGGCCCTCGCAAGCTCGGGTCCCTTCGCTCCGGGATCGATCCGGGCGCAGCGGCTACGGTTTGCTTCGCTGCACCTCCTTCCGCTGTGTACGACTGCGTCGTACGGTCGCTGCGCTCCCACGCCCGGATCAATCCCTCCACTCAGCCTTCCGACGTCGCCGGTGGATCAAAAGCAAGATCAAAAGCACTCGAGCTAACGCTCATTGTTGAGTGGGGCGGCTTCGCCGCGGGCAGCTGCGCTGCCTTGCTTTTTGCTTTCTGTGGGAGCGAGCCTGCTCGCGAAGGCGTCTGCAAGATCACTCTCTACAACGGCAAATACCGACTCAGCAGTGCCCGCAATGCCGCCGGCTTCACCGGTTTGGCCAGGTAATCCAGGCCCGCCGCATGCACTTGCGCCACGGTCTCCGGGCGTCCATCCGCGCTGATGACCACGCCTGGCACGGGTTCACCCAGGCGTGTGCGCAACCAGGCCATCAGCTCTGTGCCGGTGTCGCCGTGGTCGAGGTGATAATCGACCAGCGCCAGTTGCGGCCGCACGCCTTCATTCAATATCGCTGCGCATTCTTCGCGATTGCGCGCCGTCCACACTTGGCAGCCCCAGCGGCTCAACAGGCTGTTCATGCCGATCAGGATGCTGTCTTCGTTATCGATGCACAGTACCTGCGCGCCGCTGAGCAGTTTTCCGTTCAGTTCCACCGTGGCGCTAACTGGAGGCGTTTGCGTGCGGGCGATCGGCACTGTCACGCTGAACACACTGCCGCGCCCCGGCCAGGAGCGAACGCGCAGGGTATGCCCGAGCACGCGGCACAAGCCATCGGCGATCGCCAGACCCAGGCCCAGGCCTTTTTCGGCGCGGGTCTGGTGGCTGTCGAGGCGTTTGAATTCTTCGAAAATCACTTGCTGCTTGTCTTCCGGAATGCCCGGGCCGCGATCCCAGACTTCCAGGCACAGTTCGCCACCGCGCCGACGCACGCCCAGCAGCACCGGGCCTTTGGCGTATCGGAACGCGTTGGTGAGGAAGTTTTGCAGAATCCGCCGCAGCAGTTTGATGTCGCTGTCGATGCGCAATTGACTGCCGCGCACCCGGAACGTGAGCTTTTGCTCTTGGGCCAGCGCCTTGAATTCTGCGCCGAGGGTGTCGAACAGTTCGTTGACAGCGAAGGCTTTGCGATCCGGGTTGATCTTGCCGTTTTCCAGGCGCGAGATGTCCAGCAGATCGCTGATCAGGTCTTCCGCCGAACGCAGCGAGCTGTCGAGGTGTTGCACCAGCTGCTGCGCCTCTGCGCTCAAGCCTTCATTCTGGTGGGAGAGGGCGGCGGAGAACAGTCGCGCGGCGTTCAGCGGTTGCATCAAGTCGTGGCTGACGGCGGCGAGGAAGCGGGTTTTCGACTGGTTGGCCGCCTCGGCATTGCCCTTGGCTTCGGTGAGCGCGACGTTGAGTTGCGACAGTTCCTGGGTGCGTTCGCTGACCCGTTGTTCCAGCCCTTCGTTAGCCTCGGTCAGCGCCTGTTCGGCTTCGCGGAACGCGGTAATGTCGGTGAAGCTCATGACAAATCCGCCGCCGGGCATCGGGTTGCCGATCAGCTCGATCACCCGGCCGTTGGGGAACAACCGTTCGGAAGTATGCGCGCGGCCCTGACGCATCCAGTGCAAGCGTCGCGCGACGTGCACTTCTGCTTCGCCGGGGCCGCACAAGCCGCGTTCGGCGTTGTAGCGAATGATGTCGGCAATCGGCCGGCCGACGCTGATCAGGCCGTCGGGGTAGTTGAACAGCTCCAGATAACGCCGGTTCCACGCCACCAGTTTCAGCGACTGGTCGACCACGCTGATGCCCTGGGTGATGTTCTCGATCGCGCCTTGCAGCAGCGCGCGGTTGAACTGCAGCACTTCCGAGGCTTCGTCAGCGATTCGGACTACGTCCTCCAACTGCATTTCCCGACCTTCGATGGCGGCCTTTACTACGGCGCGCGTCGAAGAAGCGCCGAGGACACCGGCGAGCAAGCGTTCGGTGTGGGCAATCCATTCGCTGTCGGCGTTCTGGTTGGGGTTGAAGCCCTTGCCCTGACGGTAGGCGAAGCGAATGAAGCTCTGCCGCGCGCGTTCTTCGCCGACGAAACGTGCCGCCAGTTGCAGCAGATCGTCGATCTGCACCGCCAGCATCGAGCGAGCATTAGGTCGCGCGCTGATTTCCTGGCCGATGAAACGCCCGGCCTGCCAGTGCTCGGAAACCCGCGTGCGCGAGAGCACCGAGACCCAGGCGAACAGGGTGAAGTTACCCGCCAGCGACAACACCACGCCTTGGGTCAGCGGCGTGATCGGCAGGTTCAGTGGATTGCTGTGCAGCCACGCCAACCCGGGGAAACTCGCCAGCGACCAGCCGAGACTGTGCGCGGCAATCGGCAGCACCAGCGTGTAAAACCACAGGAACGTGCCGGTGGCGAGGCCGGCGAACACGCCCCGGCGGTTGGCCTGTTTCCAGTACAGCGCGCCGAGCATGGCTGGCGCCAGTTGCGTCACCGCCGCGAAGGCGATCTGGCCGATGGTCGCCAGGCTCGCGGTCGAGCCAAGCAAGCGATAACTGACATAGGCCAGCAGCAGAATCACCACGATGCTCACGCGGCGCACCGAGAGCATCCACTGGCGGAACACCTCGAACGGGCGCTCGGCGTTGTTGCGGCGCAACAGCCACGGCAACAGCATGTCGTTGGAAACCATGGTCGACAGCGCGACGCTGGCGACAATCACCATGCCGGTCGCTGCCGATGCGCCGCCGATAAACGCCAGCATCGCCAGCGCCGGATGGGCCTGGGCCAGCGGCAGGCTGATCACGAACGAGTCGGGCAGCACATCACTGGGCAGCATCATCTGACCGGCAAGGGCGATCGGTACTACAAACAATGCGGCCAAAGCCAGATAGGCGGGGAACACCCATTTCGCCAGTCGCAGATCCTGCGGGTCGATGTTCTCCACCACGGTCACGTGAAATTGCCGCGGCAGGCAGATGATCGCCATCATCGCCACGCCGGTCTGCACCACCATCGATGGCCAGTTGATGGTTTCCTTCCAATACGCCTCAAGGCGCGGGGCGAGCATCGCCTGATTGAACAGGTCGTCGAAACCGTCATACAGGCCGTACGTGACGAAGGCGCCGACGGCGAGAAAGGCGAACAGCTTGACCAGCGATTCAAAGGCAATCGCCAGCACCATGCCACGGTGGTGTTCGGTGGCGTCGAGGTTGCGCGTACCGAAAACGATGGTGAACAGGGCTAGCACCAGCGACACGATCAGCGCCGTGTCTTGAGCGCGGGTGCCCATGGCATCGGCGCCGGCGCCGATCAACAGGTTCACGCCGAGGACGATGCCTTTGAGTTGCAGGGCAATATAGGGCAACACGCCGACCAGACAGATCAGCGCCACCACCACCGCCAGCGATTGCGATTTGCCGTAGCGCGCGGCGATGAAGTCGGCGATGGAGGTGATGTTCTCCTGTTTGCTGATCATCACCATTTTCTGCAGGACCCACGGCGCGCCGACCAGCAGCAGGATCGGCCCGAGGTAGATCGGCAGGAATGACCACAATTGTTCCGCCGCCTGACCGACCGCGCCGAAGAACGTCCAACTGGTGCAGTAAACCGCCAGCGACAGGCTGTACACCCAGGCGCGCACCCGTGGCGGCAACGGCGTGCTGCGACGGTCGCCGTAGAAGGCGATAGCGAACATGATGGCCATATAGGCCAGGGCAACGACGGCGATCAGCCCGGTGGACAACGACATGCAGCACTCCCGACAAAAAGACTCCCCGGCACTCCTGCCCGGGCGGACAGTCTCGCACGGGCGCGGCGGTTAGTCAGTGTCGACCAAGGTCGTGGCGTGGCGGGGTGTCGCAGGCGGGGTACCGGGTGGTTTTTGTGGTGACCGGGCGGGCCTCTTCGCGAGCAGGCTCGCTCCCACAATTGGAATGCATTTCCTTGTGGAAGCGAGCGCGTCAGTCCAGATGCAGCGCAATATCGATCAACCGATGCAACTCATCCACCTCCAGCGCCGTGGCCGAAAACAGAATCCGGAACACCACCGGCGCCACCACCAGATTGATCAAGCGGTCGACACTCGGTGTCTTTTCATCCGAATAGCGATCGACAATGGTCTGCAACTGCGCACCAATGATCGCCACGCAATAGCCCGGCGTCGCGCTCGCTTGCACGTCGCGCATCATGTTGCGCCCGACCTCTGAACTCATCTCGTCGAAATATTGCTCGGCCCAGGCGCGGATATCGCCGCGCAGGCTGCCAGTGTCCGCCGGCTCGCTGTCCGGGCGCATGCGGGCGAGGGCGACGTCCGCCAGCAATGCTGCCAGATCACCCCAGCGGCGGTAGATCGTCGACGGCGTAACCCCCGCGCGGGCGGCGATTTGCGGGACGGTCACGGTGGAACGTTCCTGCTCTTGCAGCAGCGCATTGACCGCCGAATGAATCGACTCCTGCACCCGGGCACTGCGGCCACCGGGGCGTAAACCTTCTTTAATAGCCATGCGGCAGACCTTAACACAAAGAATTTGCTTTAAGCGCTGGGCGGTAGCACACTGCGCAAAAGCAAAAAATTAGCTTTTGCGGAGTGTGCCCATGACCAGCCCCTTGAATAATTTCGCTTCCCACCGGTCCAGCTTGTGGTTTCTGGCGATCACCTTACTCAGTTTTCTCGCCGCTTCCACCGCGCCGACGCCGTTGTATCACTTGTATCAGGATCAACTGCGTTTCTCGGCAGCGATATTGACGCTGATCTTCGCCGTTTACGCTTTCAGTCTGTTGGCAGCGTTGCTGACGGTCGGTTCGCTTTCCGACCATTTGGGCCGCAAACCGGTGATCTTTACCGCCGTGTTGCTCAATGCGCTGGCCATGTTGCTGTTCATCCATGCCGATAGCGTGGCTTGGTTGATCAGCGCACGGGTGTTGCAGGGTTTTGCCACTGGCATGGCCACTGCCGTTTTGAGCGCAACGCTGCTCGACACCGACCGGCAGCAGGGGCCGCTGGTTAACAGCGTCGCGCCGTTACTGGGTATGGCTCTGGGCGGTTTGGGCTGTGGCTTGCTGGCAGAATTTGCACCCGCGCCGTTGCAACTGACCTATTGGTTGCTGTTGGCGTTGTTCGTGTTGCAAGGCATCTATGTCTGGCGTCTGCCGGAAAGTGTCTCGCGGCAAGGTGGGGCGCTGGCGTCGTTGCGGCCGACCCTGCACGTGCCGGTGCAAGCGCGTTCAACGTTGTGGCGCGTGCTGCCATTGAACACCGCAACCTGGGCGCTCGGTGGTTTCTACGCCTCGCTGGCGCCGTCATTGGTGCGCACGGCCACTGGCTCTACCTCCAATCTGATCGGCGGCGCTACGGTCGCGGCGCTCACCGTGACCGGTGCGTTGATGATTTTCATGATGCGCAATCGTCCGGCCGCTCAGGCGCTGCGGCTGGGCGCGAGCCTGCTGCCGGTCGGGCTGGTCCTGATTCTGCTCGGCGTGCATGGCGCCAGTCTGTCGTTGTTTTTCTTTGGCACCCTGGTCGCCGGTTGCGGCTTTGGTTCGGGCTTTCTCGGAGCGGTGCGCAGCCTGGTACCGCTGGCTTTGCCGCATGAACGAGCCGGGTTGATGTCGGCGTACTACGTGCTCAGTTATCTGGCGTTCTGTTTGCCGGCGTTGCTGGCCGGGTATCTGGCGCGCAACTTTGGACTGCTGGCGACCACCGACGGTTACGGCGTTGTGTTGATCGTGCTGGCCGTTGCTGCGCTGGTGCTCAGTCTGCGTCCGCAGACGGGCAGAGTTTGCAGCGCTCCTTAGCGCGTGTGGACGCTTATCTGCAAAATAGATAACAGTTAGAGATATTACCCGTTATATCGATATTCGATTCGGATCTACCATGGACTCAACCTCACCAGAGGACAGGAGTTCATGATGATTTGCCCCAACAGTGTCACCCCCGGCTACAAACCTTTCAGTCAGCTTCAACATCCTCGTGAAGTGATTCGTCAATTCACGCCGAACTGGTTCGCCGCAACCATGGGCACCGGTGTGCTGGCATTGGCACTTGCTCAGTTGCCGCTGGCCATTCCCGGATTGCGCGCCGTGGCCGAGGGGCTGTGGCTGTTCAACATTCTGTTGTTCAGCCTGTTTACCGCTGCCTACGCCGCGCGCTGGATTTTGTTCTTTGACGAGGCGCGGCGGATTTTCGGTCATTCCACCGTGTCGATGTTCTTCGGCACCATTCCCATGGGCCTGGCGACGATCATCAACGGCTTTCTGTTGTTCGGGCTGCCGCGCTGGGGCGACGGTGTCATTCAGCTCGTTGAAGTGCTGTGGTGGATCGATGTAGCGATGTCGCTAGCTTGCGGTGTGTTGATTCCGTACATGATGTTTACCCGTCAGGAACACAGCATCGATCAGATGACCGCGGTCTGGTTGCTGCCGGTGGTGGCAGCGGAAGTGGCAGCGGCCAGCGGTGGCCTGCTCGCGCCGCATCTGCCCGACGCCCATGGACAACTCGTCGCACTGACCACCAGCTATGTGCTCTGGGCATTCTCGCTGCCAGTGGCGTTCAGCATTCTCACCATTTTGTTGCTGCGCATGGCCTTGCACAAACTGCCCCACGAAAACATGGCCGCGTCGAGCTGGCTGGCGCTGGGGCCGATCGGCACCGGTGCGCTGGGCATGTTGCTGTTGGGCGGTGAGGCACCAGCGATTTTTGCCGCGAATGGTCTGCCCGGCGTCGGTGAAATTGCTTCAGGCCTGGGTCTGGTCGCTGGGATCACGCTGTGGGGTTTTGGTCTGTGGTGGATGTTGATGGCGCTGCTGATCACCGTGCGTTATCTGCGTGACGGCATTCCGTTCAACCTCGGCTGGTGGGGCTTCACCTTTCCATTGGGCGTGTATTCGCTGGCGACGCTGAAACTGGCAAGTATCCTCAACCTGACATTTTTCAGTGTGTTCGGTACGGCGCTGGTGATTTTGTTGGCGGCAATGTGGCTGATCGTCGGCAAGCGCACCGTGCAGGGCGCGTGGCGAGGCGAGCTGTTTGTCTCGCCGTGTATTGCAGGTTTGAAGAAATAATCCGAAAAGTTTAGGTAAGGTGTGGCCTGGATCGTGGTGCGGGATTCCAATAACAAGCACCCAGGCCTCACTACCTAACATCAGGAAACACGGAAGATGAGTCACCCCTCACAGTTCAACCTGTTGCGCACCCGGCGCTTTTTGCCCTTCTTTATTACCCAGTCGCTCGGCGCGTTCAA
This window contains:
- a CDS encoding hybrid sensor histidine kinase/response regulator encodes the protein MSLSTGLIAVVALAYMAIMFAIAFYGDRRSTPLPPRVRAWVYSLSLAVYCTSWTFFGAVGQAAEQLWSFLPIYLGPILLLVGAPWVLQKMVMISKQENITSIADFIAARYGKSQSLAVVVALICLVGVLPYIALQLKGIVLGVNLLIGAGADAMGTRAQDTALIVSLVLALFTIVFGTRNLDATEHHRGMVLAIAFESLVKLFAFLAVGAFVTYGLYDGFDDLFNQAMLAPRLEAYWKETINWPSMVVQTGVAMMAIICLPRQFHVTVVENIDPQDLRLAKWVFPAYLALAALFVVPIALAGQMMLPSDVLPDSFVISLPLAQAHPALAMLAFIGGASAATGMVIVASVALSTMVSNDMLLPWLLRRNNAERPFEVFRQWMLSVRRVSIVVILLLAYVSYRLLGSTASLATIGQIAFAAVTQLAPAMLGALYWKQANRRGVFAGLATGTFLWFYTLVLPIAAHSLGWSLASFPGLAWLHSNPLNLPITPLTQGVVLSLAGNFTLFAWVSVLSRTRVSEHWQAGRFIGQEISARPNARSMLAVQIDDLLQLAARFVGEERARQSFIRFAYRQGKGFNPNQNADSEWIAHTERLLAGVLGASSTRAVVKAAIEGREMQLEDVVRIADEASEVLQFNRALLQGAIENITQGISVVDQSLKLVAWNRRYLELFNYPDGLISVGRPIADIIRYNAERGLCGPGEAEVHVARRLHWMRQGRAHTSERLFPNGRVIELIGNPMPGGGFVMSFTDITAFREAEQALTEANEGLEQRVSERTQELSQLNVALTEAKGNAEAANQSKTRFLAAVSHDLMQPLNAARLFSAALSHQNEGLSAEAQQLVQHLDSSLRSAEDLISDLLDISRLENGKINPDRKAFAVNELFDTLGAEFKALAQEQKLTFRVRGSQLRIDSDIKLLRRILQNFLTNAFRYAKGPVLLGVRRRGGELCLEVWDRGPGIPEDKQQVIFEEFKRLDSHQTRAEKGLGLGLAIADGLCRVLGHTLRVRSWPGRGSVFSVTVPIARTQTPPVSATVELNGKLLSGAQVLCIDNEDSILIGMNSLLSRWGCQVWTARNREECAAILNEGVRPQLALVDYHLDHGDTGTELMAWLRTRLGEPVPGVVISADGRPETVAQVHAAGLDYLAKPVKPAALRALLSRYLPL
- a CDS encoding TetR/AcrR family transcriptional regulator, which gives rise to MAIKEGLRPGGRSARVQESIHSAVNALLQEQERSTVTVPQIAARAGVTPSTIYRRWGDLAALLADVALARMRPDSEPADTGSLRGDIRAWAEQYFDEMSSEVGRNMMRDVQASATPGYCVAIIGAQLQTIVDRYSDEKTPSVDRLINLVVAPVVFRILFSATALEVDELHRLIDIALHLD
- a CDS encoding MFS transporter, which encodes MNNFASHRSSLWFLAITLLSFLAASTAPTPLYHLYQDQLRFSAAILTLIFAVYAFSLLAALLTVGSLSDHLGRKPVIFTAVLLNALAMLLFIHADSVAWLISARVLQGFATGMATAVLSATLLDTDRQQGPLVNSVAPLLGMALGGLGCGLLAEFAPAPLQLTYWLLLALFVLQGIYVWRLPESVSRQGGALASLRPTLHVPVQARSTLWRVLPLNTATWALGGFYASLAPSLVRTATGSTSNLIGGATVAALTVTGALMIFMMRNRPAAQALRLGASLLPVGLVLILLGVHGASLSLFFFGTLVAGCGFGSGFLGAVRSLVPLALPHERAGLMSAYYVLSYLAFCLPALLAGYLARNFGLLATTDGYGVVLIVLAVAALVLSLRPQTGRVCSAP
- a CDS encoding TDT family transporter, translating into MICPNSVTPGYKPFSQLQHPREVIRQFTPNWFAATMGTGVLALALAQLPLAIPGLRAVAEGLWLFNILLFSLFTAAYAARWILFFDEARRIFGHSTVSMFFGTIPMGLATIINGFLLFGLPRWGDGVIQLVEVLWWIDVAMSLACGVLIPYMMFTRQEHSIDQMTAVWLLPVVAAEVAAASGGLLAPHLPDAHGQLVALTTSYVLWAFSLPVAFSILTILLLRMALHKLPHENMAASSWLALGPIGTGALGMLLLGGEAPAIFAANGLPGVGEIASGLGLVAGITLWGFGLWWMLMALLITVRYLRDGIPFNLGWWGFTFPLGVYSLATLKLASILNLTFFSVFGTALVILLAAMWLIVGKRTVQGAWRGELFVSPCIAGLKK